CAGCAGGTTGTCGGCCCCGCGCTCGATGCCGCATATGACATCGCGCGTCTTGGTGGAGCGGCCATATCCCTCGAAGTCCACGCACCAAACGTCCCAGTCCCGTGCGGCGAGGTAGTCCATGAGAGAGTAGCCGGGCCGGCTTTTGACCTGAAGATCGAACGTGGGGGTGGATGCCATCGAGGAGCCGTGCGCGAGGAGCACGCTGCCGCGCGCCTTGCGAAGTCCCTTCCTCCTTTTTCGCCACAGAAACAAGTCGGCACCCTTGCTGCGGGTCCAGTGTTCGCTTCCGGTGATTTTTTTCCCGGACAACTTTCTCTCCCGTTCTTCGCGGCTTCCCCTGCAAGGGAAAGAGGGCAATGAGCTTTGGTGCACGGAAAGAAGAAGCGTACTATGACGGCTTTCTATGGGAAACCGCCCGTCCCTTAAGCGGGCGGTTCGTACTTCAGTTGCGGGGGGAATGTGGCGACCGACACGGGTTCCAGCGAAACACACCATGCCTCGGGCGGGTTCGAACTCATCATCGGGGCCCTTCTCATCGCATTTATCTGGGGCATCACCCAGCCGGTCATCAAGGGGGCGTATGCGGGCCTGAGCCCCTTCGCCCTGATCTGGATGCGGTCGGTTCTCTCGGCGCTCACGCTGACGGTCTGGATGGGTTTTGCGAAGCGGGAGGATCGGACGACCCACCCTGATCGGCGGCACGAGGTGTTCCACCGGATTCTGAACGGCCTTCTCCACAACGCCCATATCCTGTTCCTCTATGTCGGGATGACATCGACTCTGGCCGCGAGGGCTTCTGTGCTGCTCTATACCCAACCCATCTGGGTGATGCTGATCGCGGCGGCGGCACTTCCCGGGGAACGCATCACGGCGATTCGCGCGCTCGGCTTTATCGTCGCCATGGCGGGGACGGTAACCGTTTTTTTCGATCGCCTCGCGGGCGAGGGAGCCCTCTGGGCGGAAAGCTTCATCCTCCTGTCGGCCGTCATCTGGTGCGTCCAAACCATTCACTTCCGGAAATACCTCGGCCGATCGGACGTCGTGGCCGTCACGCGGTGGGCCATGCTCATCGGGGCACCCCTGTATCTCGCCCTCACCTGGCTTTGGGAGGGCGGGGGGCGGTATGTCTTCGGGTTCGCGGAGGTGTTCGCCATCCTGTTCATGGGACTGCTATCGAGCGGGCTGTTTCTGGTCTATTGGGCCTATCTTCTGATGAAGTACTCTCCTCCAAAGGTCTCTGTCTTTTTCTTCCTGTGTCCTGTGTTCGGGGTGGGGGGCAGCGCCCTGGCGCTGGGCGAGCGGATCGGGTGGCCGCTGCTGGCAGGAGGCGCGCTTATCGTTTGCGGCGTCTGGTTCGTGACGAACGAGGAGCGTTTCCGGAGAAAGCGGGCGGCGGCGCACCCTTCGCTTCAGGCGTAATCCGGTTCAGGTTACTTTTTTGCCGCACCAGGCACAGTTGCGCCAGAAGCCGGAAGCGACGGGCCAGCGGCAGTGCGGACAGGGCTTCTCCCCGGCGGTGCATTTCGGCGGGCGCTTTGCCTTCGTCTTGCAGGCGGGACAATAGCGCATGAAGGGCATCATTCTCCGATCCGCACATTCGGGGTTCGCGCACTTTTCGGTGTAGCGTTTGTCCTTGTGCGGCCGGGGAACGGCGTCTGCGAATCTCCCCGCGTAGCACCAGGGGCAGTGTTTCCATTCCATGCGGACGCCGCGCTCGCATTCGGGACAAAAGGCGGGGTAGGTGGTCGTTTCCCGGCAGGAGTTGTCCCCCGTTCCGCACCACGGGCAATAGGACATTTCCTCCCCGATGGGGTGTCCGCATTTGCGGCATTCAAAACGGAGCCCATAGCGGTTGTGGAAGGTTTTTTCGAATTCGCGGACGCGCATGTCCTCCCATTTGCGGGAGGCCGTCTGGGAAACCCGTTTTTCCCTTCGCACTTTCTTGACGGGATCGTTTTCGAACCGCCGGAATTTGGCGAGGGCATACCTGTAGGCTGTGAGCATGCGCGTGGCGTTGAAGTACCGGCTTCGGGGATGGAAGGCGGTCGCCTTCTTGATGACACTGATCATCGCGGGGGGCACTTTGCGCGAGAGGTTTTCCAGGCCGGGATAGGGCCATGCGAAAGGCCAGTTGGGGAGCTGCCCGGATAAAAGCCGATAGAGAATCAGGCCGACAGAAAAAACATCCGAGCTGAAGCCGGGTCGTCCGTATGCCTGCTCAGGGGCCATGTAGCCGAGTGTTCCAGAGCTGGTTTCTCCGGTCAGTTTCGCGTCGGCGAGGTGGGCGATGCAAAAATCCCCGAGGCGCACCTTGTCATCCTCGAACAGAAAAACATTCTCCGGCTTCACGTCGCGGTGGATGATTTTCTTTTCGTGCGCGCCGCTCAGGGCCTCGAGAAGCTGGTGCACCACCTTGAGCGCCCACTCGGTGCGGTAGCGGCGGCGGAGCCGCATTTCCAGATCTTCTTTTCCCAACTCGTAGGCGAGAACGATGCGGTTCTCGATGATGTCCGCATTCTTGAGGCGAAGGATGTGGGGATGATCCAGCTGCGCCAGAATCCGTGCCTCGCGCCGGAAATCCGCGATGATAGCGGCGCTGTCGGCCAAGAGCCGCCGGGGCATCTTCAGGGCGACGGGGATGCCCTCGATCGTGTCCTGTGCCCGCCAGACGTCGGCGTATCCTCCCTCCCCGACGCGGTGAATGAGGCGGTACTTTCCGAGCAGCCGCCCCCGGCGAAGGACGGAGGGTGATGATGCTGGAGGTGTGTTCTGGGCAGTCATCGTTGGCCAGGACTCTTCATGTATAGCGGGAATTTCACTACGGGCTTCTTCTCCGCCCGCCGGTAAATCATATCATCTTGATTTCAGGTGAAAAGAGCAAAACGCCTACCGCGTCTCGGGGCGGGAGAAGAGAAGGCTCGCGTTCTGCCCGCCGAATCCGAAGGAGTTGGATATCGCATGGCGGAGCTCCGCCGGGCGGGCCTGGTTGGGCACATAGTCGAGATCGCAGGCAGGGTCGGGGTCTTTGTAATTGATGGTCGGGGGGAGCGTCTGGTGGTGTAGCGCCAGGACGGTGTAGATGGCCTCGGCCGCTCCGGTGGCGCCGAGCATATGGCCGGTCATGGACTTCGTGGAGCTGACAGCCAGCCGGTCGGCGTGCGCGCCGAACGTTTTTCGGATGGCCATGGTTTCAGTCCAGTCGTTGGGACCGGTGGCGGTTCCGTGGGCATTGATGTAGCCCACCTCGGCGGCCTCGCGGCCGGCGTCCTGCAGCGCCATGCGCATGCAGAGGATGGGGCCCTCTCCATCCGGGTCGGGCTGAATCATGTGGTTCGAGTTGGCGCTCAGGCCGTAGCCCGAAAGTTCTGCGTAGATTCGCGCCCCGCGGGCTTTTGCCCGCTCCATCTCCTCGAGAACCAAAAGCCCCGCTCCCTCGCCGATGACGAATCCATCGCGGCCCGCGTCGAAGGGCCGGCTTGCGGTTCCGGGGTCATCGTTTCGGGTTGAGAGCAGCCTCATGGCGCAGAAGCCGCCCATCGTCAGCTCAAAGATGCAGGCCTCTGTTCCGCCCGCGAGCATGACATCGGCGGCGCCGCGCCGAATGATGTCGAAGCTGTCGCCGATGGCGTGACTTCCCGTGGAGCAGGCGGTGCTTGTACATCCTATCGGTCCCTTGAGCTTCCAGCGAATGGAGATGCGGGCGGAACCCATGTTGGCCAGAAGATTGGGCATGAAATGAGGGCTCAGGTGGCTTCCCCCCTGCCGGGCATCGGATGTCTGAAGCGCTTCCTCGGAGGATTGCAGCCCGAGCCCCGAGCCGACGTTAACGCCGATGCGGGTGGTGTCCATGTCGCCGGAAAGATAAAGGCCGGAATCCGCAATGGCTTCGGCGGCGGCGGCGAGCGCAAACTGGATGGATCGGCTCAGGTGTTCCGGCGCGGCGCCGTCGAGGTGGATGCGGGGGTCGAAATCCGTCACTTCACCCGCGATCCGGGAGGGGAGACGGGAGGCGTCGAAAAGGGTGACGGGACCGGTGCCCGACCTTCCTGCCAGGATGGACTTCCAGTTCTCTTCTTTGCCGATCCCGATGGGGGAAAGTATGCCGATGCCGGTGACGGCGACTCTGCGGTTCCTTCGCCGGAGATTTCGATCTGCCATGAACGGTCCTGTCCCGAGGGCGGTTAGCCGTAAATCTCAGGGTTCACGAGGCTGGTGACCCGCTCGCCCTGGGAGGCCCGCTGAATGTTCTCACATAGCAGTTGATAACTCATCCGCTGCACCTGTTCGGTTTGCGATGCGATGTGAGGAGAAAGAACGACATTGGAAAAAGTGCGGAGGGGATGGCCCGCCGGAAGCGGTTCGGGATCAGTGACATCGAGCCCGGCCCCGCCGATGCGCTCCGAGTGCAGGGCTTCAACGAGGTCGTCCGTCACCACATGGGGCCCCCGGGCGATGTTGATGAGAAAGGAGCCCGGCTTCATGCGCTGAAACTCGTTTTTCCCGATCAGCCCCCGGGTGTCGGGGGACAAGGGGAGCGAAAGCACCAGATAGTCGGCCTGGGGAAGGAGATCGCCGAGCTTGTCCATTTCCTCGATTTGAAAGCCCTCGGGGCGAAACTTACCGCGCGTACGGGTTTGGGCCAGGATGCGCATGCCGAATCCCGCGCCCATGCGCGCGATGCTTTGTCCGATGCCTCCCAGGCCGACGATCCCAAGGGCGGCGTCCCGGAGCTGATTGTGAAGCGGGCGGGGGCCCTCCCTGTCCCAAAGCCAGGGCCTTCGGGAGAGCATGAGCATGAGCGTCAGGGCGTGCTCGGCCACGGCGTGACCGCGAATGCTGCCGGGCGAGTTGGCGACGGGGATGCCCTTTTCGGTCGCTGCCGGAACGTCAATGTTGTCGACGCCCGTTCCGGCCTTGCCGACGAGAAAAAGGTTTGGGGCCGCTCCCATCATCCGGGCGGTGATGGGAGCAAAGGCCGTGAGGATGACGTTCGCGCTCTCGGCGTGCCGGAGCAGGGAAGCCTCGCTGAAATCATCTGGAATGACGAGTTCGAATCCATCGGGCAAGTAATCGACGAGAAAACGCGCCCGGGATTTTTGCTGAAACCGCTCATCAACCAAAAGAATACGGTATGTCATGTTATGGCCTTATGGGATCCGGGACTCGCGCCCCTATCCCTCATGGTGCACGAGGCCCACATTGCCGCCCCGGGCACGCTGCAGAATGAAGGCGAGGACCAACAACGCCACCCCCACGGCATAGACGGTGTAGTGGAACTCTCCCGAAAGGGGCGTGAAATAGGCAAGGAAATGGTCCACTGGCAGGAGGAGGCAGACCATAGAGCCGAGGAGGAGACTCCACTCGAACTTGTTGGTCGGCTTGAAGATGTAGCCCTCCAGGACGCCCGCCCAGGCGATGATGCCCACCAAGCAGGCCAAGACCGTGAGCGTGATGTCGATTACGGTCCCTGTGAGAAGAAGCGGGGTGTACACGAAGAGGAAGGGCATGATGTAGATCCACGAAGCGAGTTTGACCGCCTGGAATCCGGTTTTCACCGGATCGGACATGGCGATGGCGCTTGCGGCGTAGGCGGCCAGGGCAACGGGGGGAGTCAC
This is a stretch of genomic DNA from bacterium. It encodes these proteins:
- a CDS encoding serine/threonine-protein kinase is translated as MTAQNTPPASSPSVLRRGRLLGKYRLIHRVGEGGYADVWRAQDTIEGIPVALKMPRRLLADSAAIIADFRREARILAQLDHPHILRLKNADIIENRIVLAYELGKEDLEMRLRRRYRTEWALKVVHQLLEALSGAHEKKIIHRDVKPENVFLFEDDKVRLGDFCIAHLADAKLTGETSSGTLGYMAPEQAYGRPGFSSDVFSVGLILYRLLSGQLPNWPFAWPYPGLENLSRKVPPAMISVIKKATAFHPRSRYFNATRMLTAYRYALAKFRRFENDPVKKVRREKRVSQTASRKWEDMRVREFEKTFHNRYGLRFECRKCGHPIGEEMSYCPWCGTGDNSCRETTTYPAFCPECERGVRMEWKHCPWCYAGRFADAVPRPHKDKRYTEKCANPECADRRMMPFMRYCPACKTKAKRPPKCTAGEKPCPHCRWPVASGFWRNCAWCGKKVT
- a CDS encoding alpha/beta hydrolase; its protein translation is MSGKKITGSEHWTRSKGADLFLWRKRRKGLRKARGSVLLAHGSSMASTPTFDLQVKSRPGYSLMDYLAARDWDVWCVDFEGYGRSTKTRDVICGIERGADNLL
- the fabF gene encoding beta-ketoacyl-ACP synthase II, which codes for MADRNLRRRNRRVAVTGIGILSPIGIGKEENWKSILAGRSGTGPVTLFDASRLPSRIAGEVTDFDPRIHLDGAAPEHLSRSIQFALAAAAEAIADSGLYLSGDMDTTRIGVNVGSGLGLQSSEEALQTSDARQGGSHLSPHFMPNLLANMGSARISIRWKLKGPIGCTSTACSTGSHAIGDSFDIIRRGAADVMLAGGTEACIFELTMGGFCAMRLLSTRNDDPGTASRPFDAGRDGFVIGEGAGLLVLEEMERAKARGARIYAELSGYGLSANSNHMIQPDPDGEGPILCMRMALQDAGREAAEVGYINAHGTATGPNDWTETMAIRKTFGAHADRLAVSSTKSMTGHMLGATGAAEAIYTVLALHHQTLPPTINYKDPDPACDLDYVPNQARPAELRHAISNSFGFGGQNASLLFSRPETR
- a CDS encoding NAD(P)-dependent oxidoreductase yields the protein MTYRILLVDERFQQKSRARFLVDYLPDGFELVIPDDFSEASLLRHAESANVILTAFAPITARMMGAAPNLFLVGKAGTGVDNIDVPAATEKGIPVANSPGSIRGHAVAEHALTLMLMLSRRPWLWDREGPRPLHNQLRDAALGIVGLGGIGQSIARMGAGFGMRILAQTRTRGKFRPEGFQIEEMDKLGDLLPQADYLVLSLPLSPDTRGLIGKNEFQRMKPGSFLINIARGPHVVTDDLVEALHSERIGGAGLDVTDPEPLPAGHPLRTFSNVVLSPHIASQTEQVQRMSYQLLCENIQRASQGERVTSLVNPEIYG
- a CDS encoding DMT family transporter, which translates into the protein MATDTGSSETHHASGGFELIIGALLIAFIWGITQPVIKGAYAGLSPFALIWMRSVLSALTLTVWMGFAKREDRTTHPDRRHEVFHRILNGLLHNAHILFLYVGMTSTLAARASVLLYTQPIWVMLIAAAALPGERITAIRALGFIVAMAGTVTVFFDRLAGEGALWAESFILLSAVIWCVQTIHFRKYLGRSDVVAVTRWAMLIGAPLYLALTWLWEGGGRYVFGFAEVFAILFMGLLSSGLFLVYWAYLLMKYSPPKVSVFFFLCPVFGVGGSALALGERIGWPLLAGGALIVCGVWFVTNEERFRRKRAAAHPSLQA